Sequence from the Coxiella endosymbiont of Amblyomma sculptum genome:
ATCGTTGCTACAGGATCTTCCGCTCGAAGTCTAGGATTGCCTCTAGAGGAGTTTTATTTAGGAAAAGGAATTTCAACATGCGCTACCTGCGATGGATTTTTTTATCGGGGAAAGACAGTAGCTGTGGTAGGTGGAGGAAATACAGCTGTAGAAGAAGCTCTTTATCTTTCTCGTATTGTGTCTCGCGTAGTGCTAATTCATCGGCGCGACAAACTTCGTGCCGAAAAGATGCTTACCGTGCGATTAATGAAACAAGTGGAACAAGGTAAAGTATCTATTGAATGGAACCATGTGGTCGATAAAATTTTCGGAAGCGATAAAAACATCACCGGAATCTATCTCAAAAGTACTACGGATAAAAACATTCGAAAGCTTTTTATAGATGGACTATTCATAGCGATTGGACATGATCCTAATACAAAAATTTTTGAGGGGCAATTGGATATGAACAAATTTGGATATCTGTATACTAAAACAGAATTGGAAAAAGGTAGAACAACTTTAACCAATATTCTTGGTGTATTCGCTGCAGGCGACGTAACCGACGATACGTATCGGCAAGCTGTTACCGCTTCCGGTATGGGTTGTATGGCTGCTTTAGACGCCGAGCGTTATCTGGACAATTTATACTAGACCTTGAGAATTTTTTATATTCTCTTATTCTCTTTCTTTCTTCTGTACTTTAATTTGAACCATATTTCTAATTTAGATCATAATTGAAGATTTCTTGTATTATTAAAGTACCAGTGGCAATTAGTTGGTTATTTCATCATTCCTTCCTTAATTCTTGATTAAAAAAATTGTTTCAGGCATATTGAGTTCTTTTATTTAAGAAAAATACCATGTCAAAAGAACAATCTATCGAGATAAAAGGAATAGTGGTCGATGCGCTACCTAATACAACTTTCCGAGTTAAACTCGAAAATGGCCATATCATTACAGCGCATATTTCGGGACGTATGCGGAAACACTACATTCGTATTTTAACAGGAGACGAGGTAGTCGTAGAATTAACTCCTTACGATCTCGACCGAGGTCGAATCGTGTATCGCGAAGCCGGCAGAAGATCTTCTCTGCCCTATCAGCAGCCTATCGGAAGAATGAAGAATAAGAATGAAGAATAAATTCTTGAAAAATAGATTCTGTTTTCGTTCGTAACGACCAATTTATCTTATGTGATTGTTAGTTTGCGTGATTAATAAATTAAAATAAATTAATAAGATAACTACAATTGCATTACATATACATTACACATTACATATGACTAATAACGGATTCCCCAAATTGAGAAGTACTTACCTCTACAACATCGTCCATTAAACGGGCGAAGTCATGGGTCACCATTCTATTCGCAATGGCTCCTTTAATTCCTTTGATAATCAACTCCGCTGCTTCCGTCCAATTCAAATAGCGTAACATCATTTCTGCCGATAAAATCAAAGAGCTTGGATTAACTTTATTTTTTCCAGCATATTTAGGTGCTGTTCCATGAGTTGCTTCAAATAAACCAATACTGTCGCTTAAGTTTGCACCGGGGGCGATACCAATTCCACCAACTTCTGCAGCTAAAACATCCGAAATGTAATCTCCATTCAAATTTAGTGTGGCGATAACACTGTACTCATCTGGTCGCAAAATAACTTGTTGCAGAAACGCGTCAGCGATCGAATCCTTAACGATTAAGGTTTTTCCAGATTTTGGATTTTTAAAAGAGTACCAAGGGCCCCCATCCAGTGGCTTTGCACCGAACTCTTTAATAGCTACTTCGTATCCCCAAGCTCTAAAAGCTCCTTCCGTAAATTTCATAATATTTCCCTTATGCACAAGTGTTACAGAGTCGCGATCATTGTCCACGGCATATTGAATCGCCCGACGAACAATACGAATTGTTCCTTCCTGAGAAACAGGCTTAATGCCGATTCCCACTTTTAGTGAGCGAATGTTTTTTACGCCCATTTCTTTTTGTAGGAAATTGATAAGCTTAATAGCTTCTGGACTTCCTGCTTTCCATTCGATACCCGAATACACATCTTCTAAATTTTCTCTAAAAATAACCATATCCACTTTTTCTGGGTTGACCACTGGACTGGGCACGCCTTTGAAATAACGTACAGGACGAAGACAAGCATAAAGACCTAAATTTTGGCGAATTGCCACATTTATTGAGCGTATTCCGATACCAACCGGTGTAGTGAGAGGACCTTTAATAGCTACTCGGTACTTTTGAATTGCTTCTAAAACTGTGTCGGGCAACCAAACTGCTTTTCCGTATATCTTGCGAGCCTTTTCACCCGCGTAAATTTCCATCCATGCGAGTCTACGATTTCCCTTATAGGCTTTCTCTACCGCTGCATCTACAACTCTTCTCATAACTGGTGTGATATCTACACCAATTCCATCTCCTTCTATGTATGGGATTATAGGCTGGTCTGGTACGTACAAGAGACCCTTGTCGTCGACAGAGATTTTCTCTCCCCTTTTTGGAATTTGAATACACCGATACGTTTTCACGCAGAGCCTCCCAATATTTTTACAACCACTATTTTACATAAGTATTCCACGGAGACTAACTGAGAACTTCTACAAAATCAATACAGAAGGTCTCTTTCTAATCTTCGCGTTTTCTAGGAGAAAACAATACGAAAGGTGCATATAAAGAGGATTGCATTTATAGGAGTGGTTTGTCACAGAACTTTTTTAATCAGTACCCATTTAACACCTTAACAATAAGAAATCCGGGACGGAGAGGGCGGGATTCGAACCCGCGTAGACCGAGTTAAAGGTCTCATCCGATTTCGAGTCGGCGCCGGTATATCCACTTCGGTACCTCTCCCTAATTCTCTTCGTAGAGAACTAACCATACTGTAAAACGAAAATCAATCCGAAAATTTTACTCTCTGCATAATAATCTTCTTTGCGAATTTTCCAAAAATTACCAATCAAAAAATAAACGAAGATCAGATTGGCGGAACTTTCAAACGATAAGCAATCTCTTCATAAGATTCAACAATCTGACCTAAATCCTTACGAAAGCGATCTTTGTCTAAAGGTTTCTCGGTTTTAGCATCCCAAATACGACAAGAATCAGGACTAATTTCGTCACCAAGACATATCTCGTTATTTCTAATACCGAATTCGTATTTTGCGTCCACTAAAATCAAACCAATATCTGATAATCGAGTGGATAGTATCTCATTGATCTTTAAGGAAAATGTTTTCATACAACTCAATTGCAACTGAGTTGCCCATCCAAAACTTACAGCATGATTCTCACTGATCATTGGATCGTGTAGTCTGTCGTTTTTTAAAAACATTTCATACAAAATCGGATTTAATCGTAAGTTACTTTTGATACCCAAACGGAGACACAAACTTCCGAAAGAGATATTTCGTACAACACATTCTATGGGAATCATCTTAAGTCGATACACAATTGATTTATTAGATGAAATTAGTCTTTTGAAATGGACAGGAATTCCAGAATCTTTCAGAATCTGCATAATATGCGCATTGATTTTGTTGTTTACTATCCCCTTTTTGGATAATTTTTCACGTTTCTCTCCATTGAATGCCGTTATATCGTCTCGAAATTCTATAATTAGAAATTTTGGATCGTCTGTTTCATACACAGATTTAGATTTTCCCCTGCAAAGCAGTCTTTTTCTAGCCAATTCCATATATTTTTCCCTCCTCTTATAGTTTTATACGACAGACATCCTGTATTGGAACATTTGCGCCAATACTTTAAAATTTCCTACAGAAAAATCCACATTACAAATACCAGAGTTATAGAACAAACCATTTGAGTATTTTTCAATCTATTAATCTTTTGATACCCGCTCGTTTCATTGCCTCTCTCATTTCATTATGGTATCTTTCACTAAAAGAAGTCAGTGGCAAACGAATACCTTCGGGGATTACCCCCGTTTGGGCTAGTACCCATTTAACGGGTATGGGATTTGATTCGATAAACAGCAACTTACGTAGGGGCAGTAAGTTCTCACTGCATTTTTTTGTAAATTTGGTCTTTCCGGAAGCCGCCAGCGTACATAAATTGTGCCATTGTTTCGGGAAAATGTTTGCCATTACAGAAATGGCACCTTTACCACCCGACAATATAAAATCTACCGCTGTATCATCGTCTCCACTAAACAAATCCAATCGATTAGTACCTTGTAGTAATTGTTTCACTCGTTTGACATCTCCTGTTGCTTCTTTAATACCTACTATATTGGGACAACATTTTTCTAAACGCAGCACCGTTTGAGGCAGAAGATCACAAGCAGTTCGAGACGGTATGTTATAAAGTACTTGGGCGAAAGTAGGTACAGCTTCTGATATTGCCTTAAAATGTTGAAACAACCCTTCTTGGGAAGGTTTATTGTAGTAAGGAGTAACTATTAGTGCAGCACTAGCTCCAGATTCCATTGCGTGTTGAGTAAGATCAATAGTATGAGAGGTTGAATTAGATCCAGTGCCTACAAGAACTGGTATTTTTTTATTAACTTGGTCAATTATCTTTCGAAGGATTTTAGTTCGTTCCGGAAAAGTAATCGTTGGAGCTTCACCTGTTGAACCCAAAACAACCAATCCGTCGGTACTGTTTTCTAGGTGCCAATCGACCAAATTTTCAAAACTTTTATAATCAATTGCTCCGTCCTTTTTCATGGGTGTTACAATAGCTACTAGACTTCCTCCAAACATCTCACTCCTGCAATTTTTTTGACTATTTTTTAAAGTTCATAAAAACCGTATAAAATCATAATCGTCATTTCATTGTAAGTCATTTAAACAATTTATCAAAAATTATTACCAATATATCTAAAAATTCTGTTCTTTTCTGTAATGCAGAAAGTCTCTAAACGTAAGAACCAAGAAAACATTGGTGATTACCTTCCAATGTCTTACGTGGTAAAATCTTTCCAATAATTTAATCCAGCGTTTCTGTATTAGAGAGAATAGAAGGAGAGGAAAAGGAACTTGTTGTTCTTATGTTTTCCTGCTGAAGAGTAGAGGTTTCGGTTGTAGTGTATGACTATGATATGTCCTCCTCCGGAGAGATAATCAAAAAAATAACAGATTATGCTAAAGAGCGTCTATCGAAAAATGTAAGCGGTTTACTTTTTTCGTTTATTCAACTCTTTTATGAAAATTGTCCATTGGAAGACATTCAGGGACGTGCTATTTCGGATTTGTACGGAATGGTTAGTTCCCAATGGGAATTAATGTTTTCTCGACGCCCCAAAACAACAAAAATTCGTGTGTTCAATCCTAATTATGAACGCAACGGTTGGCAATCTACCCACACAATTATTCAAGTTATAACTAATGATATGCCTTTTTTAGTGGATTCTATTCGTATGGAAATTAACCGACTAGGTTTTACCACTCATTTAATGA
This genomic interval carries:
- the trxB gene encoding thioredoxin-disulfide reductase; protein product: MNKKKHHDLIILGSGPAGCTAAIYAARANLNPVMITGTTQGGQLMNTTNVDNWPGEESGLQGPKLMMKMQKHAERVGTKSIFDHIRKADLRQRPFLLIGSNNDDVYTCNALIVATGSSARSLGLPLEEFYLGKGISTCATCDGFFYRGKTVAVVGGGNTAVEEALYLSRIVSRVVLIHRRDKLRAEKMLTVRLMKQVEQGKVSIEWNHVVDKIFGSDKNITGIYLKSTTDKNIRKLFIDGLFIAIGHDPNTKIFEGQLDMNKFGYLYTKTELEKGRTTLTNILGVFAAGDVTDDTYRQAVTASGMGCMAALDAERYLDNLY
- the infA gene encoding translation initiation factor IF-1, whose product is MSKEQSIEIKGIVVDALPNTTFRVKLENGHIITAHISGRMRKHYIRILTGDEVVVELTPYDLDRGRIVYREAGRRSSLPYQQPIGRMKNKNEE
- the icd gene encoding NADP-dependent isocitrate dehydrogenase produces the protein MGRLCVKTYRCIQIPKRGEKISVDDKGLLYVPDQPIIPYIEGDGIGVDITPVMRRVVDAAVEKAYKGNRRLAWMEIYAGEKARKIYGKAVWLPDTVLEAIQKYRVAIKGPLTTPVGIGIRSINVAIRQNLGLYACLRPVRYFKGVPSPVVNPEKVDMVIFRENLEDVYSGIEWKAGSPEAIKLINFLQKEMGVKNIRSLKVGIGIKPVSQEGTIRIVRRAIQYAVDNDRDSVTLVHKGNIMKFTEGAFRAWGYEVAIKEFGAKPLDGGPWYSFKNPKSGKTLIVKDSIADAFLQQVILRPDEYSVIATLNLNGDYISDVLAAEVGGIGIAPGANLSDSIGLFEATHGTAPKYAGKNKVNPSSLILSAEMMLRYLNWTEAAELIIKGIKGAIANRMVTHDFARLMDDVVEVSTSQFGESVISHM
- the purC gene encoding phosphoribosylaminoimidazolesuccinocarboxamide synthase; its protein translation is MELARKRLLCRGKSKSVYETDDPKFLIIEFRDDITAFNGEKREKLSKKGIVNNKINAHIMQILKDSGIPVHFKRLISSNKSIVYRLKMIPIECVVRNISFGSLCLRLGIKSNLRLNPILYEMFLKNDRLHDPMISENHAVSFGWATQLQLSCMKTFSLKINEILSTRLSDIGLILVDAKYEFGIRNNEICLGDEISPDSCRIWDAKTEKPLDKDRFRKDLGQIVESYEEIAYRLKVPPI
- the dapA gene encoding 4-hydroxy-tetrahydrodipicolinate synthase, whose product is MFGGSLVAIVTPMKKDGAIDYKSFENLVDWHLENSTDGLVVLGSTGEAPTITFPERTKILRKIIDQVNKKIPVLVGTGSNSTSHTIDLTQHAMESGASAALIVTPYYNKPSQEGLFQHFKAISEAVPTFAQVLYNIPSRTACDLLPQTVLRLEKCCPNIVGIKEATGDVKRVKQLLQGTNRLDLFSGDDDTAVDFILSGGKGAISVMANIFPKQWHNLCTLAASGKTKFTKKCSENLLPLRKLLFIESNPIPVKWVLAQTGVIPEGIRLPLTSFSERYHNEMREAMKRAGIKRLID